Proteins found in one Exiguobacterium sp. 9-2 genomic segment:
- the acsA gene encoding acetate--CoA ligase has protein sequence MKVLKALPGKHWLAEYDETNTYDWKDAEQYFSWATTGKVNIAYEAIDRHAEGERANKDALIYFDGMTEQRFTYADMKRLTNKAANVLVDAGVKTGDRIFIFMPRSPELYFALLGALKVGAIVGPLFEAFMEQAVRDRLVDSEAKLLVTTKALLPRVPVGELESLEKVVLVDEGVEESETLLDFRKAFKQASDVFEPVWLDREDGLILHYTSGSTGKPKGVLHVQNAMIQHLMTGRWVLDLQEDDVYWCTADPGWVTGTSYGIFAPFLNGATNVVVGGRFNPDFWYSVIEKYNVTVWYSAPTAFRMLMGAGADVANHHDLSSLRHVLSVGEPLNPEVIRWGKEAFDQRIHDTWWMTETGAMMICNYKSMDIKPGSMGKPIPGTQAAIIDDQGNELPPFRMGNLALKTPWPSMMRQIWNNPQKYESYFFKGWYVSGDSAYMDDEGYFWFQGRVDDVIMTAGERVGPFEVESRLVEHPAVAEAGVIGKPDPVRGEIIKAFIALRDGYEPTDELKQEIQAFVKEGLAAHAAPREIDFRDKLPKTRSGKIMRRVLKAWELNLETGDLSTMED, from the coding sequence ATGAAAGTTTTGAAAGCGCTTCCGGGGAAGCATTGGTTAGCAGAGTATGATGAAACGAACACGTACGACTGGAAAGATGCTGAGCAGTACTTTTCATGGGCGACAACGGGGAAAGTCAACATTGCCTATGAAGCAATCGACCGCCACGCAGAAGGCGAGCGGGCGAACAAGGATGCGCTGATCTATTTCGATGGAATGACGGAACAACGATTCACCTATGCAGACATGAAACGATTGACGAATAAAGCGGCAAACGTATTAGTCGATGCAGGAGTCAAAACGGGTGACCGGATTTTCATCTTCATGCCACGCTCACCAGAACTGTACTTTGCCCTACTTGGTGCACTGAAAGTAGGGGCGATCGTCGGTCCGTTGTTTGAAGCATTCATGGAACAAGCTGTTCGTGATCGTTTAGTTGATTCTGAAGCGAAACTACTCGTGACAACGAAAGCGTTGCTCCCGCGTGTTCCAGTTGGGGAACTGGAATCACTTGAAAAAGTAGTACTCGTTGATGAAGGCGTTGAAGAATCAGAAACATTACTTGATTTCCGAAAAGCGTTCAAGCAAGCATCCGATGTATTCGAACCGGTCTGGTTGGATCGTGAAGACGGATTGATCTTGCACTATACTTCAGGATCGACAGGGAAGCCAAAAGGTGTCCTCCATGTTCAAAATGCGATGATTCAGCATTTAATGACAGGACGTTGGGTACTCGATCTACAAGAAGACGATGTCTACTGGTGCACGGCTGATCCAGGGTGGGTCACAGGAACAAGTTACGGTATCTTCGCACCGTTCTTAAATGGGGCAACGAACGTCGTTGTCGGTGGACGTTTCAATCCAGATTTCTGGTATAGTGTTATCGAGAAGTATAACGTAACGGTCTGGTATAGCGCGCCAACTGCTTTCCGGATGTTAATGGGAGCGGGGGCGGACGTCGCGAATCACCATGATCTTTCAAGTCTTCGTCATGTGTTGTCTGTCGGAGAACCATTGAATCCAGAAGTTATTCGTTGGGGAAAAGAAGCATTTGATCAACGCATTCATGATACATGGTGGATGACAGAAACGGGCGCGATGATGATTTGTAACTACAAGTCGATGGACATTAAACCGGGATCGATGGGGAAACCAATTCCAGGAACCCAAGCTGCGATCATTGATGATCAAGGAAACGAGTTACCACCGTTCCGGATGGGTAACCTTGCCTTGAAAACACCGTGGCCATCGATGATGCGTCAAATTTGGAACAATCCACAAAAATATGAATCCTATTTCTTTAAAGGATGGTATGTGTCAGGCGATTCTGCCTATATGGACGATGAAGGCTATTTTTGGTTCCAGGGGCGTGTTGATGACGTCATCATGACGGCTGGAGAACGGGTCGGTCCGTTTGAAGTTGAAAGCCGTCTCGTTGAGCACCCAGCAGTCGCGGAAGCCGGAGTCATCGGGAAACCAGACCCGGTGCGAGGCGAAATCATTAAGGCATTCATTGCCTTACGTGATGGTTATGAGCCAACGGATGAATTAAAACAAGAAATCCAAGCATTCGTCAAGGAAGGTCTAGCTGCTCACGCGGCCCCAAGAGAAATTGATTTCCGAGATAAGTTGCCGAAGACACGAAGTGGTAAAATCATGCGCCGTGTTCTGAAAGCATGGGAGTTGAACTTGGAAACGGGCGATTTATCGACGATGGAGGATTGA
- a CDS encoding GNAT family N-acetyltransferase has protein sequence MFEKQFNHRTHETSLGPVDIEGPVPSQTLATYTLDSGLTAFRPPAEQHQALVEIADLEEGRIIVARQGTEIIGYVTYLYPDPYETWSEGNNPYILELGAIEVSSRFRGQQIGKKLLEISMLDPAMEHYLILTTEYYWHWDLKGSGLSVWDYRKIMEKMMNHGGLVFFPTDDPEIASHPANCLMARIGKHVSPEVVAHFDALRLRRRFMYD, from the coding sequence ATGTTTGAAAAACAATTCAATCATCGGACGCATGAAACATCACTCGGTCCTGTTGACATCGAAGGTCCCGTACCGAGTCAAACACTAGCAACGTATACACTCGATTCAGGGTTAACGGCTTTTCGTCCACCCGCTGAACAACATCAAGCGCTCGTTGAGATTGCAGACCTTGAAGAAGGACGGATCATCGTCGCTCGTCAAGGAACGGAAATCATCGGTTATGTGACTTACTTATATCCTGATCCCTATGAAACATGGAGTGAGGGAAACAATCCGTACATCTTGGAACTCGGGGCGATTGAAGTCTCCTCTCGGTTCCGCGGACAACAGATTGGTAAAAAATTGCTTGAAATCTCCATGCTAGATCCTGCCATGGAACATTATTTAATTCTAACGACTGAATATTATTGGCATTGGGACTTAAAAGGTAGTGGACTATCAGTGTGGGATTACCGGAAGATCATGGAGAAGATGATGAACCATGGTGGTCTTGTCTTTTTCCCGACCGATGATCCGGAAATCGCCTCCCACCCTGCTAACTGCCTGATGGCACGTATCGGAAAACACGTCTCACCTGAAGTCGTCGCTCATTTTGATGCGCTACGCTTGAGAAGACGCTTCATGTATGACTGA
- a CDS encoding acetoin utilization AcuB family protein, with product MLIEQIMNTTCITMQPTNSIVHAVELMQRHQIRHILVVNARHELVGLVGLKEIQSASSIFHPDTAKQDLQYPVSSIMIESPVTAHPLDFLEDAAVLFYEYRLSCLPIVRGRRLVGIVTETDLLRTFVQLTGALEPSSQIEIRVENTAGTLAKISALLAKTNINILNVLVYPTDDPYVRIVAFRVQTMNPIRIIEKLRKEGFDVLGPDVSR from the coding sequence ATGTTAATCGAACAAATTATGAATACGACGTGCATCACGATGCAACCGACGAATTCCATCGTGCATGCGGTTGAACTCATGCAACGTCATCAGATTCGTCATATTCTCGTCGTTAATGCCCGTCATGAACTCGTTGGTCTTGTCGGACTAAAGGAAATTCAAAGCGCGAGTAGCATCTTTCATCCGGACACAGCAAAACAAGACCTACAGTATCCCGTTTCAAGCATTATGATCGAAAGCCCTGTCACGGCCCATCCGCTTGATTTTCTAGAAGATGCGGCTGTGCTGTTTTATGAATATCGCTTATCCTGCCTGCCAATCGTCCGCGGTCGACGTCTTGTCGGTATCGTCACGGAAACGGATCTGTTACGGACATTCGTTCAGTTGACGGGTGCACTCGAACCAAGTTCCCAAATCGAGATCCGTGTCGAGAATACAGCAGGTACATTAGCGAAGATTTCCGCACTGCTTGCTAAAACGAATATTAATATTTTAAATGTACTCGTGTATCCAACAGACGATCCGTATGTCCGGATTGTTGCGTTTCGTGTTCAGACGATGAATCCAATTCGGATCATCGAGAAGTTACGCAAAGAAGGATTCGATGTACTTGGACCGGATGTGAGCAGATGA
- a CDS encoding acetoin utilization protein AcuC has protein sequence MKDFAYLYSPEEATYRFSETHPFNPIRLELTVSLLESMHQLDDIPCIAPRHATDEELALVHDQDYIAAVKAAGTGVLSPLKAQMYGLGTEDTPLFQDMHSGASLLVGGTIEACDLVLSGKYKRTFHIGGGLHHGFRGRASGFCVYNDTAVAMAAMIEKYHCKILYVDTDAHHGDGVQWAFYNRNDVMTLSLHETGRYLFPGTGMVTERGSEEGYGFSWNVPLDAFTEDDSFLLAYETALFEACELFQPDLIITQNGADAHVLDPLTHLSLTMKSYEKIPQIAVAAAEKYTDGKIVALGGGGYDWYRVVPRAWSQVFAAMTGQDPFHGEIPIAWQERWGGQEIAPPTHWHDPSPLYPAIPRRPEIEEKNWETVKRLIWPFVNDERKKQLTAISPYSAD, from the coding sequence ATGAAGGATTTTGCTTATCTGTATAGTCCTGAAGAAGCAACCTATCGATTTTCCGAGACCCACCCATTTAACCCAATCCGTCTCGAATTAACCGTTTCCTTGCTTGAATCGATGCATCAATTAGATGACATCCCTTGTATCGCCCCACGTCATGCGACCGATGAAGAATTGGCACTCGTTCATGATCAGGATTATATTGCTGCTGTCAAAGCAGCCGGAACCGGAGTATTATCACCACTCAAGGCACAGATGTACGGTCTTGGTACGGAAGATACTCCCTTGTTTCAAGACATGCATTCGGGTGCTTCCCTCCTTGTCGGCGGAACGATTGAAGCATGTGACCTCGTCTTATCTGGTAAGTATAAACGCACCTTTCATATCGGCGGTGGATTACATCACGGGTTCCGCGGACGTGCTTCAGGGTTTTGTGTCTATAACGATACGGCTGTCGCCATGGCGGCGATGATTGAAAAATATCACTGTAAAATCCTTTATGTCGATACGGATGCTCACCACGGGGATGGTGTGCAATGGGCCTTTTATAATCGAAATGATGTCATGACACTATCTCTCCATGAAACGGGTCGCTACTTATTTCCAGGAACGGGGATGGTAACGGAGAGAGGATCTGAAGAAGGATACGGTTTTAGCTGGAATGTACCACTGGATGCTTTTACGGAAGACGATTCGTTTTTACTTGCTTATGAGACGGCACTCTTTGAAGCATGCGAGTTGTTTCAACCGGATCTCATCATCACACAAAATGGCGCTGATGCGCACGTGCTTGACCCATTGACGCATCTATCCTTAACGATGAAAAGTTATGAAAAGATTCCTCAAATCGCTGTGGCTGCGGCAGAAAAGTATACAGATGGAAAAATCGTTGCTTTAGGCGGCGGTGGTTATGATTGGTATCGTGTCGTTCCTCGCGCGTGGAGTCAGGTTTTTGCTGCCATGACAGGACAAGATCCTTTTCACGGGGAAATTCCAATTGCATGGCAAGAACGATGGGGCGGACAGGAAATAGCGCCACCCACGCACTGGCATGATCCGTCACCACTTTATCCCGCAATTCCAAGACGTCCTGAAATTGAAGAAAAAAATTGGGAGACCGTCAAACGATTGATTTGGCCATTCGTAAACGATGAACGTAAAAAACAACTGACAGCGATTTCCCCCTATTCCGCTGATTAA
- a CDS encoding FixH family protein, whose translation MKKAWLYSGLILSTGIVLAGCGNEKQAMDHDNMQGAGKPTVDVTVDIPAKTMDEDAVVFKASAVEKKKPVNLEDVTFEVWKAGKQDGAHQKFKATLKKTGFYQAEAKLAEGEYEGLYHINDKKGLHHMDKISFVVMDHSHEKEKASHEHEAVDGLSVHYMGATKVKAGADLPVSFHVFLDGKPLKANVQVEVIETGIEKHNYVPLTKKGDAYSGKVTLNAPGQTTVRLHVENDQLHHHQDELITVTK comes from the coding sequence ATGAAAAAGGCATGGCTTTACTCCGGTCTCATTCTGTCGACCGGGATCGTACTTGCAGGATGTGGGAATGAAAAGCAGGCAATGGATCACGATAACATGCAAGGGGCCGGAAAACCGACCGTCGACGTCACTGTCGATATCCCAGCAAAGACAATGGATGAAGATGCCGTCGTCTTTAAAGCATCCGCGGTCGAAAAGAAAAAGCCCGTCAACCTTGAGGACGTGACGTTTGAAGTTTGGAAAGCTGGAAAACAAGATGGGGCACATCAAAAATTCAAAGCAACCTTGAAAAAGACAGGTTTCTATCAAGCAGAAGCCAAACTTGCTGAAGGTGAATACGAAGGTCTCTATCATATTAATGATAAAAAAGGACTCCATCACATGGATAAGATCTCTTTTGTCGTCATGGATCATTCACATGAAAAAGAGAAAGCATCGCATGAACACGAAGCCGTCGATGGTCTGTCCGTCCATTATATGGGTGCGACGAAAGTAAAGGCTGGTGCTGACCTCCCTGTCTCCTTTCACGTTTTTCTCGATGGAAAACCATTAAAGGCGAACGTTCAAGTCGAAGTCATTGAAACCGGTATTGAAAAACATAATTATGTTCCATTAACTAAAAAAGGTGATGCATACAGCGGAAAAGTCACATTGAACGCCCCCGGTCAGACGACGGTGCGTCTGCACGTCGAAAATGATCAACTCCATCATCACCAAGATGAACTCATCACCGTCACAAAATGA
- the ccpA gene encoding catabolite control protein A — protein MNSNITIYDVAREAAVSMATVSRVVNGNPNVKPSTRKKVQDAIEQLGYRPNAVARGLASKKTTTVGVIVPDISNIFFADLARGIEDVATMYKYNIILCNSDQNREKEIHLLNTLLGKQVDGIIFMGGRLHEDLVREFKTSPVPIVLAATLNQDYDLPAVNIDYESAAHDAVKSLIDRGHERIGFITGPLEQQINGEKKFAGYRRALEEANLPFSEQNVVLGNYTYDSGMKAMNQLLELGEDCPRAIFAGTDEMALGVIHALQDAGHRVPEDFEVIGHDNTRLATMIRPKLTTVVQPMYDIGAVSMRLLTKILNKEEIETNDVTLPHRIEQRDSTRP, from the coding sequence TTGAATAGTAATATTACGATTTATGACGTCGCACGAGAGGCGGCTGTCTCGATGGCGACCGTATCGCGTGTCGTCAACGGGAATCCGAACGTTAAACCATCCACACGAAAGAAGGTCCAAGATGCAATCGAACAACTGGGTTACCGCCCAAACGCTGTTGCTCGTGGACTTGCAAGTAAAAAAACGACGACTGTCGGTGTCATCGTACCCGATATCTCGAACATCTTTTTTGCGGATTTAGCACGGGGAATCGAAGATGTTGCGACGATGTATAAATATAACATCATTCTTTGTAACTCCGACCAAAATCGGGAAAAAGAAATCCATTTGCTCAATACATTACTTGGAAAACAGGTTGATGGGATCATCTTCATGGGTGGGCGTCTACATGAGGATCTCGTTCGTGAATTCAAGACATCACCTGTGCCCATCGTTCTCGCTGCGACACTAAATCAAGATTATGACCTTCCTGCCGTCAACATCGATTACGAAAGTGCTGCACATGACGCCGTCAAATCATTGATTGACCGTGGACATGAACGGATCGGGTTCATCACTGGTCCACTTGAACAGCAAATCAATGGCGAAAAGAAATTTGCTGGTTATCGTCGAGCGCTCGAAGAGGCAAATCTTCCATTCAGCGAACAAAACGTCGTCCTTGGAAACTATACGTATGATTCAGGAATGAAGGCGATGAACCAGTTGCTTGAACTTGGAGAAGATTGCCCACGTGCGATTTTTGCTGGAACAGATGAGATGGCTCTTGGTGTCATCCATGCCTTACAAGATGCCGGACACCGTGTTCCAGAAGACTTTGAAGTCATCGGACACGATAATACACGTCTTGCGACGATGATTCGTCCGAAACTGACGACTGTCGTTCAGCCGATGTATGATATTGGAGCAGTCTCGATGCGTCTTTTGACGAAGATTTTGAACAAAGAAGAAATCGAAACGAACGATGTCACGTTACCACACCGAATCGAACAACGGGATTCGACACGCCCTTAA
- a CDS encoding bifunctional 3-deoxy-7-phosphoheptulonate synthase/chorismate mutase has translation MDQHAELKRLRDELDLVNAELLELMNRRGQIAVEIGKVKRAQGLDRYDPVRERQMLESIAANNHGPFETGRLQHVFKEIFKASLELQGEDRTRKLLVSRKQKPTNTIIRIGDAVIGDGSQQLIAGPCAVESEEQVFEVAEQLAKHGVKFMRGGAYKPRTSPYDFQGLGLEGLKMLKKAADAHGLHVITEIMTPSAVESALPYVDIIQVGARNMQNFDLLKEVGRTNKPVLLKRGLAATLEEFMYAAEYIMASGNDQVILCERGIRTYERATRNTLDISAVPILKQETHLPVMVDVTHSTGRKDLLLPTAKAAYAIGADAVMVEVHPFPALALSDANQQLDFQEFDTFVENLTTTFPALNVQ, from the coding sequence ATGGATCAACACGCAGAATTAAAAAGATTACGGGATGAACTCGATTTAGTGAATGCAGAATTATTGGAATTGATGAACCGACGTGGTCAAATTGCTGTCGAAATCGGAAAAGTCAAACGAGCACAAGGGCTTGACCGTTACGACCCTGTTCGGGAACGTCAAATGCTCGAATCAATTGCTGCTAATAACCATGGACCTTTTGAAACAGGACGCCTTCAGCATGTATTTAAAGAAATTTTCAAAGCTTCTCTTGAATTACAAGGAGAAGATCGGACTCGGAAATTACTCGTATCACGGAAACAAAAACCGACGAACACGATCATCCGAATCGGAGATGCTGTCATCGGAGATGGTTCTCAACAATTGATTGCTGGACCATGTGCGGTCGAGAGCGAGGAACAAGTATTCGAAGTCGCGGAACAACTCGCGAAACACGGCGTGAAGTTCATGCGAGGTGGAGCGTACAAACCACGCACATCACCTTACGACTTCCAAGGTCTTGGACTCGAGGGTCTAAAAATGTTGAAAAAAGCAGCGGACGCGCACGGTTTGCATGTCATCACTGAAATCATGACGCCGAGTGCGGTTGAATCTGCTTTACCATATGTCGACATTATCCAGGTTGGCGCACGCAACATGCAAAACTTCGATTTACTAAAAGAAGTCGGTCGTACAAATAAGCCGGTTCTTTTAAAACGAGGACTTGCTGCAACACTCGAGGAGTTCATGTACGCGGCTGAGTACATCATGGCAAGTGGTAACGATCAAGTCATTTTGTGTGAGCGCGGCATTCGGACATATGAACGTGCAACACGGAACACGCTTGATATCTCAGCAGTTCCAATTCTGAAGCAAGAGACACATCTTCCTGTCATGGTCGATGTGACGCATTCGACAGGACGGAAGGATCTTCTGTTGCCAACGGCGAAAGCGGCTTACGCGATCGGTGCTGATGCTGTCATGGTTGAAGTCCATCCGTTTCCGGCACTCGCACTATCTGATGCGAACCAACAACTTGATTTCCAAGAATTCGATACGTTCGTCGAAAACTTGACGACTACCTTTCCGGCACTAAACGTTCAATGA
- a CDS encoding YtxH domain-containing protein: MTKQHPYQTQDSSKGGGFLAGIIVGGLIGAAAALLSSPKSGREMRDLIDERTAPARQRLTEQTQVVREKAEPLVGEWIQLAKDKAAPVIEKAKNNSTVQEAAQYAGFEKDQASIDAALAEAEQLVRDIEREIGDEVDGASVAEEIDTETVVDLSELREQLAEEQEEDNDPQSDVNHKK, encoded by the coding sequence ATGACGAAACAACACCCATATCAAACACAAGATTCTTCTAAAGGAGGAGGTTTCCTCGCGGGAATCATCGTTGGTGGATTGATTGGTGCCGCGGCAGCTCTCCTTTCTAGTCCGAAATCAGGTCGTGAGATGCGCGACTTAATCGACGAGCGTACGGCTCCTGCACGTCAACGTTTGACAGAACAGACGCAAGTTGTTCGCGAAAAAGCAGAACCACTCGTGGGAGAATGGATTCAACTGGCAAAAGACAAAGCAGCACCTGTCATTGAAAAAGCAAAGAATAATTCGACAGTTCAAGAAGCGGCACAATACGCTGGTTTTGAGAAGGATCAGGCAAGTATCGATGCAGCTCTCGCAGAAGCAGAACAGCTTGTACGTGACATCGAGCGTGAAATTGGGGACGAAGTCGATGGCGCATCCGTGGCAGAAGAAATCGATACGGAAACGGTCGTTGATCTTTCAGAGCTACGGGAACAGTTGGCGGAAGAGCAAGAGGAAGACAATGACCCACAATCTGATGTGAATCATAAGAAATAA
- a CDS encoding DUF948 domain-containing protein, with the protein MEITLGGIAGLVAAIAFVVLVIFLARVLSAASKTLNNVANTTAGLERQLDGIMMETTALLHKTNRLVDTIEEKTELLAPVANSIEELGTSLNKVTDSVRTVSDTVAGAADTNKDQIAQAVRWGSVAVELFKKNKPAETTVSNHTTATTTVEKKPRRRFRKKAETPVTPEVVSVPDVESIPDELKGDRKS; encoded by the coding sequence ATGGAAATCACATTAGGCGGAATCGCCGGATTAGTCGCTGCGATCGCATTCGTAGTACTCGTCATTTTCCTTGCCCGTGTACTAAGTGCTGCAAGTAAGACGCTGAACAATGTAGCCAACACGACAGCAGGACTTGAACGTCAATTGGACGGTATCATGATGGAGACGACAGCGTTGTTACATAAGACGAATCGTCTTGTCGATACGATTGAAGAAAAAACCGAGTTGCTTGCACCTGTTGCAAACTCGATCGAAGAGCTTGGTACGTCCTTGAATAAAGTAACAGATTCTGTCCGGACGGTATCCGATACTGTCGCTGGTGCGGCAGATACGAATAAAGACCAGATTGCACAAGCAGTCCGTTGGGGCTCAGTCGCTGTAGAATTATTCAAAAAAAATAAACCGGCAGAAACAACAGTTTCAAATCATACGACAGCAACGACGACAGTCGAGAAAAAACCACGTCGTCGATTCCGGAAAAAAGCAGAGACACCGGTTACACCGGAAGTCGTATCCGTCCCGGACGTCGAAAGCATTCCAGATGAGTTGAAAGGAGATCGTAAATCATGA
- a CDS encoding aminopeptidase, whose protein sequence is MRDPRLTQLATNLINYSVALEPGEKVLIENFGIERELVEALIEAAYAAGGHPFVLLKDNRILRKLYRNASEEQLQLMADIERKQMQAMDAYIGLRAGDNINELSDVPAEQMKLYGQTIGKMHTQDRVKGTKWVVLRFPTASMAQLANQSTEAFEDFYFDVCTLDYEKMGQAMEPLVDLMNRTDRVRLVGPGTDLSFSIKDIPAIKCAGNANIPDGEVFTAPVKDSVNGVISYNTPSPYQGFTFENVKLTFKDGKIVEATANDTDRINQVFDTDAGSRFVGEFAIGVNPFIQHPMKDILFDEKIDGSFHFTPGQAYEEAYNGNDSSVHWDLVNIQRPDYGGGEIWFDDVLIRKDGRFVLPELEVLNPENLK, encoded by the coding sequence ATGCGTGACCCACGTCTTACTCAACTGGCAACGAATCTGATCAACTATTCGGTTGCCCTTGAACCTGGTGAAAAAGTATTGATTGAAAATTTCGGTATCGAACGTGAACTAGTCGAAGCACTCATAGAAGCTGCCTACGCGGCTGGCGGTCATCCGTTCGTCTTACTTAAGGATAATCGTATCCTACGAAAATTATACCGAAATGCTTCAGAAGAGCAACTCCAATTGATGGCAGACATCGAACGTAAGCAGATGCAGGCGATGGATGCATACATCGGATTACGAGCTGGTGATAACATCAATGAACTATCGGATGTACCAGCTGAACAAATGAAACTGTACGGTCAAACGATTGGTAAGATGCATACACAGGATCGCGTCAAAGGAACGAAATGGGTCGTCCTTCGCTTCCCGACAGCATCGATGGCTCAACTTGCCAATCAATCGACAGAAGCATTCGAAGACTTTTACTTCGATGTCTGTACGCTTGATTACGAAAAAATGGGACAAGCGATGGAACCGCTCGTCGATTTGATGAACCGGACGGATCGTGTTCGTCTCGTCGGACCAGGAACGGACCTTTCGTTCTCGATCAAAGACATCCCAGCAATCAAATGTGCCGGAAATGCCAATATTCCGGACGGTGAAGTCTTTACGGCACCCGTTAAAGATTCCGTCAACGGTGTCATCTCATATAACACACCATCTCCGTATCAAGGATTCACGTTTGAAAACGTCAAACTGACGTTCAAAGACGGTAAAATTGTCGAAGCGACGGCGAACGATACGGATCGTATCAACCAAGTCTTCGATACAGATGCGGGTTCTCGTTTCGTCGGTGAATTTGCGATTGGCGTCAATCCCTTTATCCAGCATCCAATGAAGGATATTCTGTTCGATGAGAAAATCGATGGCAGCTTCCACTTCACGCCGGGTCAAGCTTACGAAGAAGCCTACAACGGTAATGATTCATCCGTTCACTGGGATCTCGTCAATATCCAACGCCCTGATTACGGTGGTGGGGAGATCTGGTTTGACGACGTATTGATCCGTAAAGACGGTCGTTTCGTCCTTCCTGAACTCGAAGTCCTCAATCCTGAAAACCTGAAATAA
- a CDS encoding Dps family protein — MISNHAKSALNQQVANYGVLFVKLHNYHWYIKGPDFLTLHEKLEELYTWVSEQYDVVAERLLMNNGTPSATLKEYLEQTTLEEAKSGLSADEMIDSVIKDFQQVRKEMLDAIEHLEAQDVTVEDDLLGQAKEIEKQIWMLRATLKK, encoded by the coding sequence ATGATCAGTAATCATGCAAAATCAGCTTTGAATCAACAGGTCGCAAACTATGGGGTCCTATTCGTTAAGCTCCATAACTACCATTGGTATATTAAAGGTCCAGACTTCTTGACGCTTCACGAGAAGCTTGAAGAACTCTATACATGGGTGTCTGAGCAGTATGATGTCGTTGCGGAACGTCTCTTGATGAATAACGGGACACCTTCAGCGACGCTAAAAGAATATTTAGAACAAACGACACTCGAAGAAGCAAAATCAGGTTTGTCAGCAGATGAGATGATCGATTCGGTCATTAAAGACTTCCAACAAGTCCGAAAAGAGATGCTTGATGCGATTGAACATCTTGAGGCACAAGACGTAACAGTGGAAGATGATCTGCTTGGTCAAGCGAAGGAAATCGAAAAACAAATTTGGATGCTTCGTGCGACATTGAAAAAATAA
- a CDS encoding DUF2179 domain-containing protein yields MGQILLILLLQLIYVPVLTLRTIMLVKGRTVIAGLFGTVETLIYIFALGIVFQDLTTLGMVVYALGFGLGILIGGYVERKLAIGYNMIQVHTQEFPAELIQVIRDNGFGVTHYQGQGRDGVRYRLDVLAARTRMKVLRNLVEEYEPKAFLVAFDSVDFKGGYMLKGLKRPR; encoded by the coding sequence ATGGGACAGATTTTACTCATCTTATTGCTCCAGTTGATTTACGTTCCTGTTTTGACATTGCGGACGATCATGCTTGTCAAAGGACGGACCGTCATTGCCGGACTCTTTGGGACGGTCGAAACATTGATTTACATTTTTGCACTAGGAATCGTGTTCCAAGACTTAACGACACTTGGTATGGTCGTTTATGCACTCGGATTCGGACTTGGTATACTCATTGGTGGATATGTCGAACGAAAACTAGCCATCGGTTACAATATGATCCAAGTACACACACAAGAATTTCCGGCAGAACTCATTCAAGTCATCCGTGATAATGGTTTCGGTGTGACGCATTATCAAGGACAAGGTCGAGACGGTGTTCGTTACCGATTAGATGTCCTTGCGGCACGAACACGTATGAAAGTGCTCCGTAACCTCGTCGAGGAGTATGAACCGAAAGCATTTCTCGTTGCCTTCGATTCCGTCGACTTCAAAGGCGGATATATGCTAAAGGGATTAAAACGTCCGCGATAA